A window of the Candidatus Paraluminiphilus aquimaris genome harbors these coding sequences:
- a CDS encoding type IV pilin protein: MPQQVKSGGTLKEARSKSGFSLIELAVVLAIIGILASISYPSYLHQVARSTMTEGRLYLEVLAALQAQSRLENGRFLLLEDLLDKASPSSRMAKSFEVSQTLSPDFLRFRILLVPKAGKDLLGPMTLDNWGQFHSDYAW; the protein is encoded by the coding sequence GTGCCGCAACAGGTTAAGTCGGGTGGAACGCTGAAAGAGGCCCGATCCAAAAGTGGTTTTAGCTTAATCGAACTCGCGGTCGTTCTCGCCATCATAGGAATTCTTGCGTCGATCAGCTATCCCAGCTACCTGCATCAGGTGGCACGCTCAACAATGACTGAAGGACGGCTTTATCTCGAGGTTTTAGCGGCGCTACAGGCGCAGTCGCGATTAGAGAACGGAAGGTTTTTGCTACTTGAAGACCTCCTCGACAAAGCATCGCCCTCTAGCCGTATGGCCAAATCATTTGAGGTGTCACAAACACTCAGTCCGGATTTTCTCCGTTTCCGAATCTTGCTTGTGCCTAAAGCCGGTAAGGACCTGCTAGGTCCAATGACGCTGGATAACTGGGGCCAGTTTCACAGCGATTACGCGTGGTAG
- a CDS encoding acetolactate synthase 3 large subunit, with protein sequence MEQLSGGDMIVRALEDEGVEYIFGYPGGAALHIYDAIFKADSVPHILVRHEQAATHAADGYARATGKPGVVLVTSGPGATNAITGIATAYMDSIPMVVISGQVQSHLIGEDAFQETDMVGISRPIVKHSFMVQRTEDIPSIIKKAFYIATTGRPGPVVVDVPKDLTHPEHKFDYAYPETVSMRSYQPSEKGHSGQVRKAARLLLNAKRPVIYAGGGVIQGEGSELLTQLARKLNYPVTNTLMGLGAYPATDRQFLGMLGMHGFYEANMAMHHSDVILAVGARFDDRVTNTVSKFCPGAKIIHIDVDPASIAKIVPVDVPIVGPVTTVLKDLDTQIDQQMVASERVMPDADALAEWWTQIESWREAHGLWHGRRYGESDFIMPQDAITALYEATNGEAYVTSDVGQHQMFAAQYYKFDYPRRWINSGGLGTMGFGLPAAMGIKLALPDSDVACVTGEGSIQMNIQELSTCAQYDVPVKIVNLRNNYLGMVKQWQDMQYDSRYSESHYASSLPDFVKLAEAYGHVGMQIKEKADLAPAMREAFAMKDRLVFLDIFVEPHEHVYPMHVAPNGAMKDMWLSKTERT encoded by the coding sequence GTGGAACAACTTTCAGGCGGAGACATGATCGTTCGCGCACTCGAAGACGAGGGCGTGGAATACATCTTTGGTTACCCCGGCGGTGCAGCACTGCACATCTATGACGCCATTTTTAAAGCCGATTCGGTACCCCATATTCTGGTTCGACACGAGCAGGCGGCAACGCACGCGGCGGACGGTTATGCGCGTGCAACCGGTAAGCCCGGTGTCGTCCTGGTGACCTCAGGGCCTGGCGCAACCAATGCTATTACGGGCATTGCGACGGCCTACATGGACTCGATACCAATGGTCGTTATTTCTGGTCAGGTACAGAGTCACCTGATCGGTGAGGATGCGTTCCAAGAAACCGATATGGTGGGGATTTCGCGGCCAATCGTGAAGCACTCCTTCATGGTTCAGCGGACTGAAGACATCCCAAGCATTATCAAAAAGGCGTTTTACATTGCGACGACAGGACGACCCGGCCCTGTTGTTGTTGATGTTCCGAAGGATCTCACGCATCCCGAACACAAATTCGATTACGCCTACCCAGAGACAGTCTCGATGCGCTCGTATCAACCGTCCGAAAAAGGTCATTCAGGACAAGTTCGCAAGGCGGCGCGGTTGTTGCTTAACGCCAAGCGCCCCGTGATCTATGCAGGTGGCGGCGTTATTCAGGGTGAGGGTAGTGAGTTGCTCACCCAATTGGCGCGTAAGCTCAATTATCCAGTGACTAACACCTTAATGGGTCTTGGCGCATACCCTGCGACCGATCGTCAGTTCCTCGGGATGCTCGGCATGCATGGTTTCTATGAAGCGAACATGGCTATGCATCACAGCGACGTCATTTTGGCTGTGGGCGCGCGCTTCGATGACCGGGTGACCAACACCGTTAGTAAGTTCTGTCCCGGCGCCAAGATCATTCACATCGATGTCGATCCTGCATCGATTGCAAAGATTGTCCCAGTTGACGTCCCTATCGTCGGCCCTGTGACCACCGTGCTGAAAGATCTCGACACACAGATTGATCAGCAGATGGTGGCCTCTGAGCGTGTCATGCCTGACGCAGACGCACTCGCTGAATGGTGGACACAAATCGAAAGCTGGCGCGAAGCGCATGGCTTGTGGCACGGGCGACGTTACGGTGAGTCCGATTTCATCATGCCGCAAGACGCGATTACGGCCTTATATGAGGCTACAAACGGTGAAGCGTATGTCACATCAGATGTTGGTCAGCATCAGATGTTTGCCGCGCAGTACTACAAGTTCGATTATCCGCGTCGCTGGATTAACTCAGGTGGCTTAGGGACGATGGGTTTCGGCTTGCCTGCGGCCATGGGTATTAAGCTTGCTTTGCCCGATTCGGACGTAGCGTGTGTCACGGGTGAGGGGAGTATTCAGATGAATATTCAGGAATTATCGACCTGCGCTCAGTACGACGTGCCCGTGAAGATAGTAAATCTTAGAAACAATTACTTGGGAATGGTGAAGCAGTGGCAGGACATGCAATACGACAGCCGTTATTCAGAGAGTCACTATGCAAGTTCCCTGCCTGATTTTGTGAAATTGGCCGAGGCCTATGGGCATGTAGGTATGCAGATCAAGGAAAAAGCGGATCTGGCACCCGCAATGCGAGAGGCCTTTGCAATGAAAGATCGTTTGGTGTTCCTCGATATTTTCGTAGAGCCACACGAGCATGTGTATCCCATGCACGTAGCACCCAACGGCGCGATGAAAGATATGTGGTTGAGCAAGACGGAGAGAACCTAG
- the ilvN gene encoding acetolactate synthase small subunit: MRRILSVLMENEPGALSRVVGLFSQRGYNIESLNVAPTTDHTLSRLTLTTTGDDLKIEQITKHLNKIVDVVKVVDLTEGAHVERDMLLVKVRAEGAHRDEVKRTTDIFRGQIIDVGPCTYIIQLTGPIDKLDSFLAALGEAEVLEVVRSGVAGMARGEKVLSA; the protein is encoded by the coding sequence ATGAGACGTATACTTTCCGTTTTGATGGAGAACGAGCCCGGGGCGTTGTCGCGGGTGGTGGGGTTGTTCTCCCAGCGTGGTTACAACATTGAAAGTCTTAATGTGGCACCGACGACTGATCATACGTTGTCGCGGCTGACACTAACCACAACCGGTGACGATCTGAAGATTGAGCAAATTACGAAGCACCTTAACAAGATTGTTGATGTGGTGAAGGTTGTCGATCTCACAGAGGGTGCACACGTTGAGCGCGACATGCTGTTAGTTAAAGTTCGGGCTGAGGGTGCTCATCGAGATGAGGTTAAGCGAACAACCGATATCTTTCGGGGGCAGATCATCGACGTGGGTCCTTGCACTTACATCATTCAGCTTACAGGACCTATCGATAAGCTAGACTCGTTCCTTGCGGCACTCGGTGAGGCCGAAGTACTCGAGGTCGTTCGATCAGGGGTTGCGGGTATGGCACGAGGTGAAAAGGTACTCTCTGCCTGA
- a CDS encoding glycosyl hydrolase encodes MTRLFGLKQTLLLSFVLTAGLVTVLSSDRARASEPLSPTLLSAIMVIMGGDVDSDGDGVSDLDDAFPDDASESADADGDGVGNNADAFPSDASETLDTDGDLVGNNADSDDDGDGIDDDYDPQPLVVTDVAPLLADFSEAFGGAVVGDDGSFSFPSGAESWAGFANENTSIYPIVFEYGGRIQFTASVPSGGSADVRFRFERLPHPDVDPAYNTEAVTVSGDAPTRYTIDVPAQGSKTFRSLILYLNDRDVAVVITDILVRPAKAPVETDTDGDGVADSDDAFPNDASESLDTDGDGIGNNEDTDDDNDGVLDGDDYAPLDPDVTEQPADEVLSVYVDGVVGGEWDRGINAFDQALNWGDCSVSSDCPSISWETVTDAERGDVLQISHANNANLAGLFFGSTTGVDVLGFINGAIEFDIKVVSGDANITMKLDCTYPCTSGDKLLGEKGVGGWESVSVAMAGLNSSGLDLSKVNTGLVIWATKFQDTVFQIDNVRFTGFDADADSTPAPVTVPFKLTEMGLGSYSDTINPASYQCVEDYGAWLYNAGVVPFTNLGTCTNVANANPVKRLPQLGGDAAQMHTMTHRWWGSLSFIGEMRTGDANGAGYITPDPFIARISERGLRFMSIPTGLSGGQGGFGYNIPDPFSEVFDGAAIGNSAHSNMDAKLLDYSEGAVTAGWYDGSTLVMEATFVYGSPYIFFEVYSGSPQIKTWPNATSGQRGIWHEGGNSLGVWTAIAGGRNNFLVVGDAGTSFSNTETAVVTIDSPNNSFTLAWSPDDSTATRQSLEAYARNVVRDVVIDYAVDRADNSVTVSHRYMDTSGEAVQTMAGLMPLHWKRASGLTYAISTRSARGVIKFAPASGFDYELPTVGVLPSLPVIDGSLDNDTLRSLVSEFVALGSGAWNARVDTYWNGKEVGRVAEVLALADQLEMTSEATALRDWLKEELADWMSAERNGTLDDGNYFVYDDDWNTLLGMEESFYAHTLLQDHHFHYGYFIRAAAEVCRVDKAFCSAEQYGSMFEMLIRDYAAGRDDALFPYLRNFDPANGFSWASGEVNFARGNNNESTSEAANAYGAMVLYGLVTGNDDIAERGMYLHASTSASYWEYWNDIDGWRGGDPEKRNFPPDYPRITTSIIWGEGSAFSTWFSPAFAHILGIQGLPSNPLIMHVGLYADYLDDYVALGLEESSNDKPSGLPAGQWTDLWWNLWAMTDADSAIADYEATASYEPEYGEAPAHTYHWLYTMRALGELQTGTGELTADYPASMAFKTGGTTHYVVYNYGDSARTVTFSDGTTVTAAANAFTLEQR; translated from the coding sequence ATGACGCGACTATTCGGACTGAAACAAACGTTACTTTTGTCGTTTGTTCTTACCGCTGGACTCGTCACGGTTCTGTCTTCGGATAGGGCTAGAGCAAGTGAACCTCTCTCACCGACACTCCTGTCGGCGATTATGGTCATCATGGGCGGAGACGTGGACTCCGACGGTGATGGTGTTTCCGATCTTGATGATGCGTTTCCTGACGATGCGAGTGAGTCTGCCGACGCCGACGGTGACGGTGTCGGCAACAATGCAGATGCCTTCCCGTCAGATGCCAGCGAGACCCTTGATACCGATGGTGATTTAGTCGGTAATAACGCAGACAGTGATGACGATGGTGACGGCATTGATGATGACTACGATCCGCAACCACTCGTAGTGACCGATGTGGCGCCCTTGCTTGCTGACTTTAGTGAGGCATTTGGTGGCGCTGTCGTAGGCGATGATGGCTCATTTAGCTTCCCATCAGGTGCCGAATCGTGGGCCGGATTTGCTAACGAAAATACCTCTATTTACCCCATTGTCTTTGAATACGGTGGGCGCATTCAGTTCACGGCCTCAGTGCCCAGTGGTGGATCGGCTGATGTTCGCTTCCGGTTCGAGCGTCTGCCTCACCCTGACGTAGACCCCGCATACAATACTGAAGCCGTTACGGTATCGGGAGACGCGCCCACGCGTTACACGATCGATGTGCCTGCTCAAGGCAGCAAGACGTTTAGGTCCCTCATTCTGTATCTCAACGATAGGGATGTGGCGGTGGTTATCACCGATATTCTGGTTCGCCCTGCGAAAGCGCCGGTTGAGACCGATACTGATGGCGACGGTGTCGCCGACAGTGATGATGCTTTCCCCAATGATGCGAGTGAGAGTTTGGATACCGATGGCGATGGCATCGGTAATAACGAAGACACAGACGACGATAATGACGGCGTGCTGGACGGGGACGATTACGCGCCCTTAGACCCAGACGTCACAGAGCAACCGGCCGATGAGGTGCTCAGTGTATACGTTGATGGCGTAGTGGGCGGCGAGTGGGATCGAGGCATCAACGCCTTCGATCAGGCGCTTAACTGGGGTGATTGCAGTGTGAGCAGCGATTGCCCGTCGATCTCATGGGAAACCGTGACCGACGCGGAGCGGGGCGATGTGCTCCAGATCTCTCACGCAAATAACGCCAATCTGGCTGGGCTCTTCTTTGGGTCAACAACCGGTGTAGATGTATTAGGATTCATTAATGGCGCTATCGAATTCGATATCAAAGTAGTTTCGGGCGATGCGAACATTACGATGAAACTCGATTGCACCTACCCCTGCACTTCAGGCGATAAGCTCCTGGGTGAAAAGGGTGTCGGTGGCTGGGAGTCAGTCAGTGTCGCAATGGCGGGCTTAAATTCGAGTGGACTGGATTTATCAAAGGTGAATACAGGACTCGTCATTTGGGCGACGAAATTCCAGGATACCGTGTTTCAAATCGATAACGTTCGGTTTACCGGCTTTGATGCGGATGCTGACTCAACACCGGCGCCCGTAACGGTACCCTTTAAGCTCACCGAAATGGGTCTGGGCAGTTATTCAGATACGATAAATCCTGCGAGCTATCAGTGCGTGGAAGATTACGGCGCATGGCTTTACAACGCAGGTGTTGTTCCATTTACTAACCTAGGCACTTGCACCAACGTTGCCAACGCCAACCCCGTCAAGCGTTTGCCTCAGCTGGGCGGCGACGCGGCGCAAATGCACACGATGACGCACCGCTGGTGGGGCTCGTTGTCGTTCATTGGCGAAATGCGTACGGGTGACGCTAACGGTGCGGGTTACATCACTCCCGACCCCTTCATTGCGCGTATTTCAGAGCGTGGCCTGAGATTTATGAGTATTCCAACAGGTCTCTCGGGCGGCCAAGGTGGCTTTGGTTACAACATTCCAGACCCCTTCTCCGAAGTCTTCGATGGTGCCGCTATTGGTAACTCAGCGCACAGCAATATGGATGCGAAGCTTCTCGACTACTCTGAGGGCGCGGTCACAGCTGGCTGGTATGACGGTAGCACCTTGGTCATGGAAGCCACGTTTGTCTACGGTTCGCCGTATATCTTCTTCGAGGTGTACTCGGGCTCACCGCAGATCAAGACTTGGCCGAATGCGACATCGGGTCAACGAGGTATTTGGCATGAGGGTGGCAACAGCCTCGGCGTATGGACCGCCATCGCAGGGGGTCGAAATAATTTCCTTGTGGTTGGGGACGCGGGTACGAGTTTTAGTAATACCGAGACCGCCGTTGTAACGATCGACTCGCCCAATAATTCATTTACCTTGGCTTGGTCACCGGATGACTCAACGGCAACGCGCCAGAGTCTCGAGGCGTATGCCCGAAATGTGGTGCGCGATGTAGTGATTGATTACGCCGTCGATCGTGCGGATAACAGCGTTACGGTGAGCCATCGCTATATGGACACAAGCGGTGAGGCTGTGCAGACGATGGCTGGGCTTATGCCACTTCACTGGAAACGTGCCTCAGGTCTGACGTATGCCATTTCCACACGCAGTGCGAGAGGCGTAATCAAGTTCGCTCCCGCGAGTGGGTTTGACTACGAGCTGCCCACTGTTGGTGTTCTCCCATCGCTCCCGGTCATTGACGGGTCGCTGGACAATGACACGCTGCGCAGCTTAGTAAGTGAGTTTGTCGCGCTTGGGTCGGGTGCGTGGAATGCCCGCGTTGACACCTACTGGAACGGTAAAGAGGTCGGTCGCGTGGCGGAGGTGTTGGCGCTTGCAGACCAGCTTGAAATGACTTCAGAGGCAACCGCTTTACGCGATTGGCTAAAGGAAGAGCTCGCTGACTGGATGAGTGCCGAGCGCAATGGCACGCTCGACGATGGTAACTACTTTGTTTATGACGACGACTGGAACACGCTGTTAGGTATGGAAGAGTCGTTCTATGCACACACGTTGTTGCAAGACCATCATTTCCACTACGGCTACTTCATTCGCGCCGCTGCAGAGGTTTGTCGCGTTGACAAAGCCTTCTGTAGCGCAGAGCAATACGGTTCCATGTTCGAGATGCTCATTCGAGATTATGCGGCCGGGCGTGATGACGCGCTGTTCCCTTACCTGCGTAATTTTGACCCAGCTAATGGTTTCTCTTGGGCATCGGGTGAGGTGAATTTCGCAAGGGGTAACAACAACGAGTCTACTTCCGAGGCGGCAAATGCCTACGGCGCAATGGTGCTTTATGGCCTAGTGACTGGAAACGACGACATTGCCGAGCGTGGCATGTATCTCCACGCTTCGACCTCAGCGAGCTACTGGGAGTACTGGAACGACATCGATGGGTGGCGTGGTGGCGACCCTGAGAAGCGTAACTTCCCACCGGATTACCCTCGAATTACGACCTCGATTATTTGGGGTGAGGGCAGTGCGTTTTCTACATGGTTCAGTCCCGCTTTTGCGCATATTTTGGGCATTCAGGGATTACCCTCTAATCCATTAATCATGCACGTGGGTCTCTACGCTGACTACCTCGACGACTACGTGGCCTTGGGTCTGGAAGAGTCGTCAAACGATAAGCCTTCTGGGTTGCCGGCTGGGCAGTGGACCGATCTTTGGTGGAATCTTTGGGCAATGACTGACGCCGACAGCGCCATTGCTGACTATGAGGCGACTGCCAGCTATGAGCCGGAGTACGGTGAAGCGCCAGCCCATACTTATCACTGGCTTTACACGATGAGGGCCCTCGGTGAGCTTCAAACGGGCACCGGAGAGCTTACGGCAGACTATCCTGCGTCAATGGCTTTCAAAACGGGCGGCACCACGCACTATGTGGTCTATAACTATGGCGACAGTGCGCGAACAGTAACCTTTAGTGATGGCACGACCGTCACGGCGGCAGCTAACGCGTTTACGCTCGAGCAGCGATAG
- a CDS encoding TauD/TfdA dioxygenase family protein has translation MRIERLTPALGAELDIDLGHINAEGAQAVYDALMAHQVVFFRDQEITPEQHIALGAHFGEIDIPHPVYQNHERIPAITVLENDENRPPDTNDWHKDLTFREAPPFMSILYAKSVPETGGDTLWANMALAYDNLAPAMRAMLDPLEAVHDIGCFRNDYLGPDKNVEAMNEGVRSNGAWVHPVIGTHPVTGAKYINVNRSFTQHIVGMLRAESDRLLEYIYQHIDQPEHQVRFRWRDNSVAMWDNRVTQHYALADYLPGYRCMNRVTVNSDNRAG, from the coding sequence GTGCGAATTGAGCGTCTCACACCAGCTCTTGGTGCCGAATTAGATATTGACTTAGGACATATCAATGCCGAGGGTGCACAGGCCGTCTATGACGCGTTGATGGCGCACCAAGTGGTGTTTTTTCGCGATCAAGAGATAACACCTGAGCAACACATTGCACTCGGTGCGCACTTTGGTGAGATCGATATCCCCCACCCTGTGTACCAAAACCACGAACGCATCCCCGCCATTACGGTGTTGGAAAATGATGAAAATCGACCCCCTGACACCAATGACTGGCACAAGGACCTCACGTTCCGCGAGGCCCCGCCCTTCATGTCGATTCTTTATGCAAAATCAGTTCCCGAAACAGGGGGGGACACTCTCTGGGCGAATATGGCGCTTGCTTATGACAACTTGGCGCCCGCTATGCGCGCGATGCTAGACCCACTTGAAGCCGTGCATGATATTGGTTGCTTCCGAAATGACTACTTAGGCCCTGATAAAAATGTAGAAGCTATGAACGAAGGAGTCAGAAGTAACGGTGCATGGGTTCATCCGGTCATTGGAACTCACCCTGTTACCGGTGCAAAGTACATAAACGTGAACCGCTCCTTTACACAGCACATCGTTGGCATGCTAAGAGCTGAGAGCGACCGCTTGCTTGAGTACATCTACCAACACATTGATCAACCTGAACATCAAGTTCGATTTCGGTGGCGCGACAATTCAGTTGCAATGTGGGACAACCGAGTGACCCAACACTACGCACTGGCAGATTACCTACCCGGTTATCGTTGCATGAACCGCGTAACGGTTAACTCTGACAACCGCGCCGGCTGA
- a CDS encoding MFS transporter codes for MSCVRSVFSLLLTTAFLLTGHGLHMTFLPLMASEIGLSQAVIGLSGSAYFVGFISGALVTPHIIAKVGHIRSFTTLMAVFLCCFQVLPMTDAGWVWILTRFLLGAVMCGAYTVVESWLSDQADERSHGRVLGIYTFIVLTAMAAGQGILGLTYGDAAQVFAVISILIGCAIIPVSLTSSLAPAPVPATRIDFLKLYRRSHTAFAGALGSGVVIGTFWTLGAVHVVSVTGDAEFAPTFIAVSILGGALVQYPIGLASDHIDRRYVLTFLCVMSSLAALYLSIATDTVSLLIGAAAFGAASNSLYAISLAKAADNSERGEFVMIGSSVLLLNAVGAAIGSFIFGWAMRSAEGDILFTLIAIACALIAVFIAIQPKGITAVATEEQSSFVAATSATAPAALQQDPRAGDIAEEDQLVPAELSTETELSATINRELPSTA; via the coding sequence ATGAGCTGCGTTCGATCTGTATTTTCACTGCTACTGACTACCGCGTTTTTGTTAACGGGGCACGGTCTTCACATGACTTTCTTGCCGCTAATGGCGAGCGAGATTGGTCTGTCGCAAGCGGTCATTGGACTCTCCGGCTCAGCCTACTTTGTTGGGTTTATTTCAGGCGCGCTCGTCACACCACACATCATCGCCAAAGTTGGGCACATTCGCAGCTTTACTACTTTGATGGCTGTATTCCTGTGTTGCTTCCAGGTACTACCGATGACCGATGCAGGTTGGGTATGGATTCTCACGCGCTTCCTACTGGGCGCCGTTATGTGCGGTGCCTACACGGTGGTTGAAAGCTGGCTATCGGACCAAGCAGATGAGCGAAGCCATGGCCGTGTGCTGGGCATCTATACCTTCATTGTGTTGACCGCCATGGCGGCAGGCCAAGGCATTCTGGGACTGACTTACGGGGACGCGGCACAAGTATTTGCCGTAATCTCTATTCTGATTGGGTGCGCGATCATTCCGGTAAGCCTCACCAGTTCACTCGCACCCGCCCCCGTACCCGCAACGCGCATCGACTTTTTGAAGTTATACCGACGCTCGCACACTGCCTTCGCAGGCGCGCTGGGGTCAGGTGTTGTGATTGGCACGTTCTGGACACTCGGCGCAGTTCATGTCGTGAGCGTCACAGGGGATGCAGAGTTCGCACCAACGTTTATTGCCGTGAGCATCTTGGGAGGTGCGCTCGTTCAGTACCCGATCGGTCTCGCATCCGATCATATTGACCGGCGCTACGTCTTAACCTTCCTTTGCGTAATGAGCAGCTTGGCCGCGCTTTATCTCTCGATAGCCACCGATACTGTATCGCTACTCATTGGTGCAGCCGCCTTTGGCGCCGCCAGCAACTCGCTCTATGCCATCTCCCTAGCGAAAGCAGCCGATAACTCAGAGCGCGGCGAGTTCGTGATGATTGGTTCGTCTGTGCTGTTACTCAATGCTGTGGGCGCCGCCATTGGTTCATTCATCTTTGGCTGGGCCATGCGCTCGGCAGAGGGCGACATCCTTTTCACGCTCATAGCCATCGCTTGCGCGCTGATTGCCGTCTTTATTGCCATTCAGCCTAAGGGCATTACCGCCGTTGCCACTGAAGAGCAAAGCAGTTTTGTCGCAGCCACTTCGGCCACGGCCCCTGCAGCCCTGCAGCAAGATCCACGCGCAGGTGACATTGCCGAAGAAGACCAGTTGGTCCCCGCCGAATTGAGCACTGAAACCGAGTTATCAGCAACCATCAACCGCGAGCTTCCAAGCACTGCATGA